In Pseudomonas sp. FP1742, the DNA window CCTTTTATTTTGCGTTTCATCCTCCTGCTGGGAGTGCTGTTGATCAGCGCCTGTGCCCAGCAAGCCCCAACCTTCGCGCCGCCGTCCGAACGCCCGGTGTCGGCCAATGAAAAGCCCTGGCCGAAAAACCATGTATTGGGGATCGCTTACCACGATGTCGAAGACCGCGACCCCGATCAGGCGGTGGTGGCCGTGCGCACCGAGCGCCTGCTCGAGCAACTGGCGTGGCTACGGGAGAACAACTACACACCGGTCACCGTCGATCAGGTCATGGCCGCTCGCAACGGCGGCCCCGAGCTGCCGCCACGGGCGATCGTGCTGAGTTTCGATGATGGTTACTCGAGCTTCTACACCCGCGTAATGCCGGTGCTGCGCGCCTATAACTGGCACGCCTTGCTGGCGCCGGTGGGGGTGTGGATCGACACGCCGCAGAACCAGCCGGTGGATTTCGCCGGTACACCGCGCAAGCGTTCGGACTTCCTGACCTGGGAGCAGATCCGCGAGATTTCCCGATCCGGCCTGGTGGAAATCGCCGCCCACACCGACGCCAGCCACAAAGGCGTGCTGGCTAACCCACAAGGCAACCTGCAGCCGGCGGCCGCGACCCGGCGTTATGACGCCGCGACCGGGCGCTACGAAACCGAAGCCCAATTCCAGGCCCGGATGCGCGCTGACGTAGCGGCCATCTCGGAGAAGATCCGCAAGGTCACTGGCTACAAACCGCGAGTCTGGGTGTGGCCGTACGGCGTGGCGGATGGCACCTCGCTGCAAGTAATCAACGACCAGGGTTATCAGATGGCCCTGACCCTGGACGACGGTCTCGATACCCTTAACAACCTGATGAGCGGCCCGCGCTTTCTGGTGGCCTCGGACCCGGATGGTGAACACTTCGCCAACAGCATCGTCGCGGTGCAGGCCGAATCGCCGATGCGGGTGGTGCATGTGGACTTGGACAACGTCTACGACCCGGACCCGGCCCAACAGGAAATCAACCTCGGCAAACTGATCCAGCGCATGGCCGACATGGGCGCCAACACGGTGTTCCTGCAAGCTTTCGCCGACCCTGTGGGCGATGGCCTGGTGCATTCGCTGTACTTCCCCAACCGCCACCTGCCGATGCGTGCCGACCTCTTTGACCGCGTGGCCTGGCAGTTGCGCACCCGGGCTCACGTCAAAGTCTATGCCTGGATGCCGGTACTGAGTTTTGCCCTGGATTCGAAGCTGCCGCGAGTCACCCGTTGGGACCCGAAAACCGGCACCACGTCAGTCGATCCTGACCAGTACAAACGCTTGTCACCGTTCGATCCGAACGTGCGGCGCATCATCGGTGAAATCTACGAAGACGTGGCGCGCCTGACCTCGGTCGACGGCATCCTCTATCACGATGACGCGGTGCTGTCGGACTTCGAAGACGCCGGCCCCGAAGCCCTGAAGGTCTATGCCGCCAACGGTCTGCCCGGTTCGATTGCCACCCTGCGCGACGATCCGGCCACCCTGCAACGCTGGACGCGCTTCAAGAGTCGCTACCTGATCGACTTCACTCATGAGCTGACCGCCAAGGTCCGTGCCATTCGCGGCCCGCAAGTGCAGACGGCGCGCAATATTTTCGCCGAACCAATGCTCAATCCCGAGAGCGAAGCCTGGTTCGCGCAGAACCTCGACGACTTCCTGGGCGCCTACGACTGGACAGCGCCGATGGCCATGCCACTGATGGAAAAACAGAGCCTCCAGCAATCCGGCCCCTGGCTCGAAACGCTGGTGGCGACGGTCAAATCGCGCCCCGGCGCCCTCGATCGCACGGTGTTCGAGCTGCAGGCCCGCGACTGGAGGAAAAACAAAGACGCCGACATCGACGGCGAGCAGTTGGCTGACTGGATGGGCCGCCTCAAGCGTCAGGGCGCCACCAGTTTCGGCTACTACCCGGACAACTTTCTCGAAAACCAGCCGGACCTGAAAACCGTGCGGCCCGCGCTCTCCAACAAGTGGAATCCATAACATGCTGGACAGACTTCTGGCCCTATTGGTTCTGGCGATCGTCCTGGGGGTTCCCCTCGGGCTGATCTTTCTGGTCACCGGGCAATTCCTGATGGACTTCGTGTTCTTCTACCCACTGTTCATGTCGGGGTTGTGGATCGCTGGCGGCCTGTATTTCTGGCTGCACTGGGAGCGGCACTGGCCGTGGCAGGACGACACCTTGCCGCCACCATTGGCCGGCGAACCGCTGATTTCGATCCTGATCCCTTGCTACAACGAAGGCGACAACGCTGCCGATACCATCCACGCGGCGCTGGCCCAGCATTACCCGAACATCGAAGTGATCGCGATCAACGACGGCTCCAAGGACAACACCGCTGCGGTGCTCGACGCACTGGCGGCGCAGGATCCGCGTTTACGGGTGCTGCACCTGGCGGAAAACCAGGGCAAAGCCGTGGCCCTGCGCATGGGCGCCATCGCGGCGCGCAGCGAGTACCTGGTATGCATCGACGGTGACGCGCTGCTGGCGCCGAATACCGCGGCCTATCTGGTGGCGCCGATGCTCGACAACGCACGACTGGGCGCTGTGACCGGCAACCCGCGAATCCGTACCCGTTCGACCTTGATCGGCCGGGTGCAGGTCGGCGAGTTCTCCTCGATCATCGGCCTGATCAAGCGCACCCAGCGGGTGTTCGGGCGGATCTTCACCGTCTCCGGGGTGATCGTCGCCTTCCGTCGCACGGCTCTGAACCGGGTCGGCTACTGGAGCCCGGACATGATCACCGAAGACATCGACATCAGTTGGAAGCTGCAGCTGGATCACTGGAGCATTTTCTACGAGCCCCGCGCGTTGTGCTGGATCCTCATGCCCGAAACCCTCGGCGGCCTGTGGAAGCAACGTCTGCGCTGGGCCCAGGGCGGTGCCGAGGTGCTGTTCAAGAACATCCGGGGCATCTGGCAATACCGCCATCGTTACCTCTGGCCGCTGCTGTTCGAGTACTGCCTGTCCACCGGTTGGGCCTTCACCTTTCTGCTGTCGGTGATCTTCTGGAGCGTCGGCAAATTCGTCGACATGCCGCCCGCCATTGCCGTCCATCACCTGATGCCACCGGCCTTTACCGGGCTGCTGTTGGCGGTGGTCTGCCTGGTGCAGTTCGCGGTCAGCATCATGATCGACCGACGTTACGAAAAGGGGCTCGGCAGGACCATGTTCTGGGTGGTCTGGTATCCGCTGGTGTTCTGGTTCATCAGCCTGCTCACCACCCTGGTCAGCTTTCCCAAAGTGCTGTTCGGCCAACATCAGAAGCGCGCGCGCTGGGTCAGTCCGGACCGGGGCATCAAGCCGCTGGATGACGATGAAGAGGAGGTCATCAAATGAAAATCATCAGGACCCGGCAACGGCCTTTTCTGGTCGTGATCGATGTTGTCTTCACCGTGCTGGCCTGGATCGGGCTGCTGTATTTGCTGGCGCGGGGTCTGTGGCCGCTGATCGATACCCATGACGGCCCGCGCATCGATGCATCGTTTTTCGACGCCCTCGGCACGTTGCAGATTTACCTGTGGGTGGCGCTGGTGAATGCGGTGATCCTGATTGGCTGGGCGCGTTATCAACAGCGCAAAAGCAAGAGCTTCGCCCAGCGCCGATTGCCGGCGCCAGTGGTGGACGATCAGGGGCTGAGCAAAAGCTTCAAGCTCACCGGTGACCGGCTGGAGAAGCTGCGCACACCGGGCTCAATCACCATTCACAACGATCAGGATGGCGACGTCAGCCATGTCGTTACGCACTTCACCCCAGTCGACCCGTCTCAACTGCCGCTGCCCTTGGCGCCATTGGAACATCCACTGGTGATCCGCCTGCCGGCTGAAGATGACGACAACCGCGAGCCGATAAGCCACATCTGAGCCTGACGCGTTGCAGACGTGCGTCAGGCAAAATCCCGAACCAGGCGCCACGCCTCGTCCATCGACAGCGGTTGTTTCATCCGTTCGGCGAGCATCGCCATGGCCCGTTCTTGATCGCAGGCAACGGCCGCCGCCACCACGCCGTTTTTGGCGAACAGGCCAATAAACGGTGGATGCTCTGGGTCGCCTTTGAATTCGACCTCGTCCCAGGCCTCGGCGTGTCCGAGGTAGTCGTAGTTTTTGCCGAAGTGCCAGGTCCAGAAATACGGCACATCGAGGTAGCGTTCGTCGCCGCCGAGCATATTCGCCGCCGCAATCCGCGCCTGTTGCTGGGCCAGGCGCCAGTGCTCGATCCGTTGGGGCTGGCCGTTGAGCGGGAAGGTCGCGATATCGCCGACGGCCCAGAGCCCGTCAGTCACGCGCATGCCGCCGTCGACCTTCAATGACTGATCTTTTTCCTTCGGCAGATCGGTAAACGGGGTGGTCGCCGGGGTGACGCCAATGCCGACCAGCACCAGATCCGCCGGCAAGCGCTGACCGTTGTCCAGCAGCACTGCTTCGACCTTGCCTGCGCCTTCGATCTTCGCCGCTTCGCCATCGGTATGAAACACCACGCCATTGGCCTCGTGCAGGGCACGAATCGCCTTGCCGACGGCCTCGCCGAATTGCGCCTCGAAAGGGATGGCATGGCGGGCCAGGACGGTGACGTCCAGGCCGTACTGACGCAAGGATGAAGCGGATTCCAGACCAATGAAGCTGCCGCCCACAATCACTGCCCGTTGACCCGGTTTTGCGGCTGCCAGAATCTGCTGCGCCTGCGCCTTGGAACGCAGCACGAATACCTGCGGCAGGTCCGCGCCAGGCAGCGATAAGGGCTTGGGGATGCCGCCGGTGGCGATCACCGCGGCGTCATAGCTCAGCGATTGGCCATCGGCCAGGCGCAGCGTCCGGTTCGGTGCATCCAGGCCCATCACATCGCTGTTTATCCGTTCAATGCGCTGTTCACGATAAAAATCTTCATCCCGCAGCGGCGGAATTTCGTCCGGCGGCATCTCCCCGGCAATCACGAATTTGCTCAATGCCGTACGGTCGTATCCGGCTTCGGGTTCCCGGTCGATCAGCAGCACCCGGCCGCCGAAGCCTTTCTCCCGCAGCGCCGCCGCGCAGGCCGTACCGGCGGCACCAGCGCCGATGATCGCAAAGGTGCGCTTATCGTCCGCCGGCGGTGTGCTGGGGCTGGGCATCGGCTGGTCATCGACCCAGACCTCATCGTCGCGCAATTCCAGCGGGTAGCGCCGCAGACTGTCCAGGGACGGTGGCTCGCACAGCGCGCCGTCTTCGAGCCGATAGGCTGCCTTGTGCCACGGGCAGATCAGCCGTCCCTCACACAGCGCACCTTTGGCCAAAGGAGCCCCGGCGTGGGGACATTTGCCCTGATAGGCGCGCAATTGATCGCCGACCCGCAGCAAGACGATTTTCATCTTGTCGATACGGACCTCAAGGCCACGGTCGAGGGGCACATCGGCAAAACGGGCGACGCGGTGCAGTGCCATGATCGATCTCCAGGCAGGTGTTTCACTTAGGAGTTTGGTGCTTATTCACAGGTTCAGCCAATTCCCTCTGCCACCGCACGAACGGTCCGGCTATAGTTTGCGTGCCGACGACGGCCCCACCCCGCACAAGGTGCTCCGGTATGACCCGATTGACCTCTTTGAACCCTTGGCTGGCGGCCGTTGCAGTCGCCCTTTGCGTGCAGTTGCCGGCGCAGGCCCAGGAGCGTTTCACCCTCAGCATCCCCGGTGTTTCGGACAATCGGCTGTTCACGTCGGCGGAAGCCAGCGATGCCAGCGGTTGCGGCGGCAAGAATCAGTCCCCGGCCCTGAGCTGGAGCGCCGGGCCCCCGGGCACCCTCAGCTACGCCATCGTCATGCACGACCCGGACGGCCAGAAAGGCTTGGGCGTCGATCACTGGATTCATTACGGCATCAAGGCCACGACACGGCAGATCCCGGCTGGTGTCGGCGCCAAATCCACTCTCGAAGGCGTGGGTGGCACCAACATCAAAGGCACCACTCACTACGTTGGCCCGTGCCCGCCCATCGGTGACAGCTCCCATCACTACATCATCCAGATCTACGCCCTGGACCTGGCGCCAGAAGCCTTGCCTGCCGGCCTGACCCGCGCGCAGTTGCTGGAACAGATCAAAGGCCATGTGCTGAAAAACAGCAGTGTGGTGCGGCGTTATCACCGCTGAAGATTTTTCACTTCGGCTTAACCCGAACCCGGCGGGCTGTCCGTCTCAGAGGATGAATGAGTCAATTTCCTCCTGAGGTCAGCCCCCATGTCCCTTCCTCTGCATGTCCTCCGCCCGGCCGCCCAGGGTTTCGCCGTCGGGTTACTGCTGGCCGTTGCCGGTTGCGGCGGTTCATCCACACCAGCCTCTGAGACGGGCAACCCGGCAGCGGCTGCGCCCCCGGCTCAAAATGCGCCGAAAACTGAAGCATTAGTGCGCGAATCGGCCATGGCGGACACCGCGATGGCCAAACGCAACGCAAGACCGGGCCCGCTGGTCGCTTTCGCGCCAGTGCCCGCCGGTGAAACTTATCCACAGGGCTACCGGGATGAACAGCGCGAGCAATATCAGGCGCTGGCCGATAACCCGATTCACAGCGTGGCCGAAGCGCCGGTCTCGACTTTCAGCGCCGACGTCGATACCGGCGCGTACGCCAATGTCCGGCGCTTGCTCAATCAGGGGCGTTTACCGCCAGAAGGGGCGGTGCGGCTGGAAGAAATGGTCAATTACTTCCCCTACGATTACGCCTTGCCCACTGACGGCTCACCGTTCGGTGTGACCACCGAGCTGGCACCGTCACCCTGGAACCCGCATACCCGATTGCTGCGTATCGGCATCAAGGCCTCCGATCGCGCGGTGGCAACGCTGGCCCCAGCGAACCTGGTATTTCTGGTGGACGTGTCCGGTTCCATGGACCGTCGTGAAGGCTTGCCTCTGGTCAAAAGCACCCTGAAATTGCTGGTCGATCAACTGCGCGAGCAGGACCGGGTTTCGCTGGTGGTGTACGCCGGAGAATCCCATGTG includes these proteins:
- the pgaB gene encoding poly-beta-1,6-N-acetyl-D-glucosamine N-deacetylase PgaB; this translates as MPFILRFILLLGVLLISACAQQAPTFAPPSERPVSANEKPWPKNHVLGIAYHDVEDRDPDQAVVAVRTERLLEQLAWLRENNYTPVTVDQVMAARNGGPELPPRAIVLSFDDGYSSFYTRVMPVLRAYNWHALLAPVGVWIDTPQNQPVDFAGTPRKRSDFLTWEQIREISRSGLVEIAAHTDASHKGVLANPQGNLQPAAATRRYDAATGRYETEAQFQARMRADVAAISEKIRKVTGYKPRVWVWPYGVADGTSLQVINDQGYQMALTLDDGLDTLNNLMSGPRFLVASDPDGEHFANSIVAVQAESPMRVVHVDLDNVYDPDPAQQEINLGKLIQRMADMGANTVFLQAFADPVGDGLVHSLYFPNRHLPMRADLFDRVAWQLRTRAHVKVYAWMPVLSFALDSKLPRVTRWDPKTGTTSVDPDQYKRLSPFDPNVRRIIGEIYEDVARLTSVDGILYHDDAVLSDFEDAGPEALKVYAANGLPGSIATLRDDPATLQRWTRFKSRYLIDFTHELTAKVRAIRGPQVQTARNIFAEPMLNPESEAWFAQNLDDFLGAYDWTAPMAMPLMEKQSLQQSGPWLETLVATVKSRPGALDRTVFELQARDWRKNKDADIDGEQLADWMGRLKRQGATSFGYYPDNFLENQPDLKTVRPALSNKWNP
- the pgaC gene encoding poly-beta-1,6-N-acetyl-D-glucosamine synthase, with translation MLDRLLALLVLAIVLGVPLGLIFLVTGQFLMDFVFFYPLFMSGLWIAGGLYFWLHWERHWPWQDDTLPPPLAGEPLISILIPCYNEGDNAADTIHAALAQHYPNIEVIAINDGSKDNTAAVLDALAAQDPRLRVLHLAENQGKAVALRMGAIAARSEYLVCIDGDALLAPNTAAYLVAPMLDNARLGAVTGNPRIRTRSTLIGRVQVGEFSSIIGLIKRTQRVFGRIFTVSGVIVAFRRTALNRVGYWSPDMITEDIDISWKLQLDHWSIFYEPRALCWILMPETLGGLWKQRLRWAQGGAEVLFKNIRGIWQYRHRYLWPLLFEYCLSTGWAFTFLLSVIFWSVGKFVDMPPAIAVHHLMPPAFTGLLLAVVCLVQFAVSIMIDRRYEKGLGRTMFWVVWYPLVFWFISLLTTLVSFPKVLFGQHQKRARWVSPDRGIKPLDDDEEEVIK
- the pgaD gene encoding poly-beta-1,6-N-acetyl-D-glucosamine biosynthesis protein PgaD, with translation MKIIRTRQRPFLVVIDVVFTVLAWIGLLYLLARGLWPLIDTHDGPRIDASFFDALGTLQIYLWVALVNAVILIGWARYQQRKSKSFAQRRLPAPVVDDQGLSKSFKLTGDRLEKLRTPGSITIHNDQDGDVSHVVTHFTPVDPSQLPLPLAPLEHPLVIRLPAEDDDNREPISHI
- a CDS encoding apoptosis inducing factor family protein, with translation MALHRVARFADVPLDRGLEVRIDKMKIVLLRVGDQLRAYQGKCPHAGAPLAKGALCEGRLICPWHKAAYRLEDGALCEPPSLDSLRRYPLELRDDEVWVDDQPMPSPSTPPADDKRTFAIIGAGAAGTACAAALREKGFGGRVLLIDREPEAGYDRTALSKFVIAGEMPPDEIPPLRDEDFYREQRIERINSDVMGLDAPNRTLRLADGQSLSYDAAVIATGGIPKPLSLPGADLPQVFVLRSKAQAQQILAAAKPGQRAVIVGGSFIGLESASSLRQYGLDVTVLARHAIPFEAQFGEAVGKAIRALHEANGVVFHTDGEAAKIEGAGKVEAVLLDNGQRLPADLVLVGIGVTPATTPFTDLPKEKDQSLKVDGGMRVTDGLWAVGDIATFPLNGQPQRIEHWRLAQQQARIAAANMLGGDERYLDVPYFWTWHFGKNYDYLGHAEAWDEVEFKGDPEHPPFIGLFAKNGVVAAAVACDQERAMAMLAERMKQPLSMDEAWRLVRDFA
- a CDS encoding YbhB/YbcL family Raf kinase inhibitor-like protein, whose product is MTRLTSLNPWLAAVAVALCVQLPAQAQERFTLSIPGVSDNRLFTSAEASDASGCGGKNQSPALSWSAGPPGTLSYAIVMHDPDGQKGLGVDHWIHYGIKATTRQIPAGVGAKSTLEGVGGTNIKGTTHYVGPCPPIGDSSHHYIIQIYALDLAPEALPAGLTRAQLLEQIKGHVLKNSSVVRRYHR